A part of Streptomyces sp. NBC_01235 genomic DNA contains:
- a CDS encoding ATP-binding protein, protein MLEPLRQGLPPLDPAAVSNAASCALPARFEAVREARQFTKRTLGQWDVGDRFDDVCLVVSELVTNALRHGLSPDDAPCLPDEHPPVRLHLMRWTERLVCAVRDPSHDSPLPREGEDFSAESGRGLFLVDSFADSWGWHPLSGSLGGKVVWALFRLHTPVE, encoded by the coding sequence ATGCTCGAGCCGTTACGGCAGGGCCTTCCGCCGCTTGATCCCGCGGCCGTGTCCAACGCCGCCTCGTGCGCCCTCCCCGCCCGCTTCGAAGCAGTGCGCGAAGCCCGGCAGTTCACCAAGAGGACCCTCGGCCAGTGGGACGTGGGCGACCGTTTCGACGACGTCTGTCTGGTCGTCTCGGAGTTGGTGACCAACGCGTTGAGACACGGACTGTCCCCGGACGACGCCCCGTGTCTGCCGGATGAACATCCGCCCGTGCGGCTGCACCTGATGCGGTGGACCGAGCGGCTCGTGTGCGCGGTGCGCGACCCCAGTCATGACAGCCCCCTGCCCCGCGAGGGCGAGGACTTCTCGGCGGAGTCGGGCCGCGGCCTGTTCCTCGTCGACTCGTTCGCCGACAGCTGGGGCTGGCATCCGCTCTCCGGCAGCCTGGGCGGCAAGGTCGTCTGGGCGCTCTTCCGTCTGCACACCCCCGTCGAATGA